In the genome of Bradyrhizobium arachidis, one region contains:
- a CDS encoding SDR family NAD(P)-dependent oxidoreductase, translated as MTKPLANHIALVTGASRGIGYATAKALAKAGAHIVATARTQGGLEELDDEIRKLGGSATLVPLNLTDSDGIARLGAGLHERYGKLDILVGNAGVLGPSSPIGHIELKTFNDVMAVNVSANFQLIRCMEPLLRQSDAGRAVFITSGAANKATAYVSPYAASKAALETLARAWAQETANTPIRINLFNPGPIRTRMRATLMPGEDPETLDTPEQVAEFIVPLCAPDWTETGKFYDYKTRTLMSFRPPA; from the coding sequence ATGACAAAGCCCCTCGCCAACCACATCGCTCTCGTCACCGGCGCCTCGCGCGGCATCGGTTACGCCACCGCCAAGGCGCTGGCCAAAGCCGGCGCGCATATCGTGGCGACGGCGCGCACGCAGGGCGGGCTGGAAGAGCTTGACGACGAGATCCGGAAGCTGGGCGGCAGCGCCACGCTGGTGCCGCTCAACCTCACCGATTCCGACGGCATCGCGCGGTTAGGCGCTGGCCTGCACGAGCGCTACGGCAAGCTCGACATCCTCGTCGGCAATGCCGGCGTGCTCGGCCCCTCCTCGCCCATCGGCCATATCGAGCTGAAGACCTTCAACGACGTCATGGCCGTCAACGTCTCCGCCAACTTCCAGCTGATCCGCTGCATGGAGCCGCTGCTCAGGCAATCCGATGCCGGCCGCGCCGTGTTCATCACCTCGGGCGCCGCCAACAAGGCAACCGCCTATGTCAGCCCCTACGCCGCCTCCAAGGCCGCGCTGGAAACGCTGGCGCGCGCCTGGGCGCAGGAGACCGCGAACACGCCTATCCGCATCAACCTGTTCAATCCCGGGCCGATCCGTACCCGCATGCGCGCCACCCTGATGCCCGGCGAAGACCCTGAGACGCTCGACACACCCGAGCAGGTCGCCGAATTCATCGTGCCGCTATGCGCCCCCGACTGGACCGAGACCGGCAAGTTCTACGACTACAAAACCCGCACCCTGATGAGCTTCCGCCCGCCGGCCTGA
- the purF gene encoding amidophosphoribosyltransferase — protein MRHPDQDAHTELDPGSAALELQDDLEGDTLREECGVFGIYGHPDAAAITALGLHALQHRGQEAAGIVSYDGSRFHSERRLGLVGDTFSRREVIERLPGNMAVGHVRYSTTGATILRNVQPLFAELNAGGLAVAHNGNLTNGLTLRRELVKHGAMMQSTTDTEVILHLVARSKRARFIERYIDALREIEGAYALVSLTNKKLVGARDPRGIRPLVLGELDGCPILTSETCALDIIGARFIRDIEPGEVIVFDENGQDIHKPFPPMAPRPCIFEYIYFSRPDSIVHGRSVYEVRKAFGAQLARESHVPIDVVVPVPDSGVPAAVGYSQHSGVPFELGIIRNHYVGRTFIQPTQAIRESGVRMKHSANRAAIEGKRIILIDDSLVRGTTSKKIVRMMRDAGAKEVHFRLASPPILYPDYYGIDLPDRGGLLAATHSLEEMREIIGADSLAFLSIDGMYRAMGEPGRDPANPKFSDHCFTGAYPTHLTDQTQTEPQPRQLSLLAEAS, from the coding sequence ATGCGACACCCTGACCAGGACGCCCACACTGAACTCGATCCCGGCTCCGCCGCGCTAGAGCTTCAGGACGACCTGGAGGGAGATACGCTTCGCGAGGAATGCGGCGTATTCGGCATCTATGGACATCCGGACGCCGCCGCCATCACCGCACTGGGCCTCCATGCCCTCCAGCACCGCGGCCAGGAAGCCGCCGGCATCGTCTCCTATGACGGCAGCCGCTTTCACTCGGAACGCCGCCTCGGTCTCGTCGGCGACACCTTCTCCCGCCGCGAGGTGATCGAGCGCCTGCCCGGCAACATGGCAGTCGGCCATGTCCGCTATTCCACCACCGGCGCCACCATCCTGCGCAACGTGCAGCCGCTGTTCGCCGAGCTCAATGCCGGCGGTCTCGCGGTCGCCCACAACGGCAACCTCACCAACGGCCTGACGCTGCGCCGCGAGCTCGTGAAGCACGGCGCGATGATGCAGTCGACCACCGACACCGAGGTGATCCTGCATCTGGTCGCGCGCTCCAAGCGCGCCCGCTTCATCGAGCGCTATATTGACGCGCTGCGCGAGATCGAGGGCGCCTATGCGCTGGTCTCGCTGACCAACAAGAAGCTGGTCGGCGCGCGCGACCCGCGCGGCATCCGCCCGCTGGTGCTCGGCGAGCTCGACGGCTGCCCGATCCTGACCTCGGAGACCTGCGCGCTCGACATCATCGGCGCGCGCTTCATCCGCGACATCGAGCCGGGCGAAGTCATCGTGTTCGACGAGAACGGCCAGGACATCCACAAGCCGTTCCCGCCGATGGCGCCGCGCCCCTGCATCTTCGAATACATCTATTTCTCCCGGCCGGATTCCATCGTCCACGGCCGCTCGGTCTACGAGGTGCGCAAGGCCTTCGGCGCGCAGCTCGCGCGCGAGAGCCACGTGCCGATCGACGTCGTCGTGCCGGTGCCGGATTCCGGCGTGCCCGCCGCGGTCGGCTACAGCCAGCATTCCGGCGTGCCGTTCGAGCTCGGCATCATCCGCAACCACTATGTCGGCCGCACCTTCATCCAGCCGACGCAGGCGATCCGCGAGTCCGGCGTGCGCATGAAGCACTCGGCCAATCGCGCCGCGATCGAAGGCAAGCGCATCATCCTGATCGACGACTCCCTGGTGCGCGGCACGACCTCGAAGAAGATCGTGCGCATGATGCGCGATGCCGGCGCCAAGGAAGTGCATTTCCGCCTTGCTTCGCCGCCGATCCTCTACCCCGACTACTACGGCATCGACCTGCCCGATCGCGGCGGCCTCCTGGCCGCGACGCATTCGCTGGAGGAGATGCGCGAGATCATCGGTGCCGACTCGCTCGCCTTCCTGTCGATCGACGGCATGTACCGCGCCATGGGCGAGCCCGGCCGCGACCCCGCCAATCCGAAATTCTCGGACCATTGCTTCACCGGGGCCTATCCGACCCACCTCACCGACCAGACCCAGACCGAGCCGCAGCCGCGGCAATTGTCGCTGCTGGCGGAGGCGAGCTGA
- a CDS encoding CvpA family protein has product MPVTLLDLILLGVMLISGLLAMVRGFMREILSIAAWGTAAIVTLYSFSKLLPTAKTYFNNDTVASVVVVAGVFVGTLVIVSVITVRISDMILDSRIGALDRTLGFLFGLARGLLIVVVAFLFFTWLVPDKQRPDWVTGAKSRVVLQGTGDWLMSLLPDDPENTILKRFKKNKPDDDQADSEQQPSGSGDGYSKPARDSLKKLIEKPAAR; this is encoded by the coding sequence ATGCCAGTAACACTCCTCGACCTGATCCTGCTCGGTGTGATGCTGATCTCGGGCCTGCTCGCCATGGTCCGCGGTTTCATGCGCGAAATCCTGTCGATCGCAGCCTGGGGCACCGCGGCGATCGTGACGCTGTACTCGTTCTCGAAGCTGCTGCCGACGGCCAAGACCTATTTCAACAACGACACGGTGGCGAGCGTGGTGGTGGTTGCCGGCGTGTTCGTCGGCACCCTGGTCATCGTTTCCGTGATCACGGTCCGGATCTCCGACATGATCCTGGATTCGCGCATTGGCGCGCTGGACCGTACCCTGGGGTTCCTGTTTGGCCTCGCTCGCGGGCTTTTGATCGTCGTGGTCGCGTTCCTGTTCTTCACCTGGCTGGTGCCGGACAAGCAGCGCCCCGACTGGGTCACGGGGGCCAAGTCCCGCGTGGTGCTCCAGGGAACCGGCGACTGGCTGATGTCCCTCTTGCCTGATGACCCCGAGAACACCATCTTGAAGAGATTCAAGAAAAACAAACCAGATGATGATCAAGCTGATTCCGAGCAGCAGCCTTCGGGCAGTGGCGACGGATACAGTAAACCGGCTCGTGACAGTTTGAAGAAGCTGATCGAGAAACCTGCGGCGCGTTGA